In Sphingobacterium sp. SYP-B4668, the sequence ATAGACCCGTAACGCATCTTAGGATCAGAGTGACATCTACTTTTCAGACCTACGGCACCGAAACAAATAGGAGCCAAATTATTATAGCACAATTGGCATTCTGGGGTCAGTTAAAATAATCAAATTGTGCGTACAACTATAAAAGACAAGAACATGAATAGGTATATTTTATACATACTTTCGACCATACTTGCCCTTTCTGCTTGCAAGCAGATGGACAGTGAATACAAGGACTTTATTGTCCCAAATGGCCATATCTACCTCCAAAAAGCCGATTCTTTAAAAGCATACCCAGGCTACTACAAACTACGACTAAAGTGGATGAAACCAAAATCTCCAACGGTAAAATATGCGATGGTTTACTGGAACAACAACACAGACTCACTCAAGGTAGAATGGGGCGCAAATGACGATACCCTAGTCGTGAATTTATTAGAATTGAATGAAACGACCTATACCTTTTACATTAAAAATTTTGACGATCAAGGCAACGTATCTCTACCTTCAGAAATCACCGGCACACCTTATGGAACCAATTACTTAATCGGTGCAACGGACCGAATCTACATTAGCGCGCTTAGAAATACAGAAGGAGTAGGGACAATCAATTGGGGTGCAAAAACTTCGGATTTAGTGTATACTGAGGTGCGATACACATCCATGGATGGTACGAAGAAAATAGTCCGCACAAACGTTGATCAAGATATTACAAAATGTCCTGACGTCAAGCCTGGAGAATTATTCGAATATCGATCATTCTTTTCACCTAGAAACGGTATTGACCCCATTCCCCGAGAATGGCAGACATCAGAAAAGCCATTTTTATACAAATACCCTAGAACCGACTGGACCATACAAGCCAGAAACGGTCATCATGCTTGGGGTGATGGCGGTGGTGGGCAGCCAGCGTTGCTATTAGATGGAAACATGTCGACGGGTTGGCATTCTACGGCTGCAGGAGCCCCGTTACCGCAAGTAGTCGTCGCCGATATGAAAGAGTCTTTAACAATGGATAATATCATTATTTACCCACCTTCACAGGTCAACTGGAGGTATATGAACAAAGTTAACATATACATATCCGATAACCCATTAGCGGCAGAAGAACCTTCGCCTAGCTGGGGAAGCCCTGTAGCATCAGCAACCTATACAGGTGGCGATAGCTTCAAAATAACGTTTGATTCTCCAAAAAAAGGACGCTATATGGCCATTGTATTTCTAGACTCAAAAACAAATACCTACATCTCCTTCATGGAACTTGAAGCATACGGATATTAAACGTACTATCTGGTTGGTTAATAGGCGAATAGTTGGCACAGGTCCTGTCGTAAAAAACAGGACCTTTTTTTATCCCCCGATTTATTCTCAAAAAAAATCCTCGCTCTCTATTTCTAGAAAGTGAGGTCTTCTATGAGAACAAATAATTACAAGGCAATTATCCTAATCTGTATGTTTTTATTATCTCCTATACCCTCATACTGATTAAAAGCTATCTTATCATCCTGCCGAGAAAACACTGGCGCACCTACAATTCTGTCGTCATCAAGCCCATAAGTCGTCAGCTGTGAAACCACTTTGCTTGCGATATCAAAGAGGTATACATTGTTATTCGCTACAAAAGTCACCTTATCCCCTTTATGACTGATATTAATAGGAGATGCTATCGAGAACTCGAAGTTTGACAAATAAGTAAGTGTCCCGTCTTTTACAGCACACTGTACGAGCTGATTGTTATTGTCTTTATCTTTTGCAAGCGCATAGATATATCGACCATCTTCACTGCTACGCAGCCAATGTCGAAGATTGGACAATCCTTTTACTGAAAATGTCAGCCGTCGCTGTTCGATACCCTTTGGTACCTGTGGACGTTTTCCTTTTTCTCCTACCGCGTACTTATCACCCTCTATCAGTTGAGGGTCTATATCAACCAAAAATATTTCTGTCACAGATTCCCCCTTCTCATTTTTGATATTTCCTTGGAAAGCAATTGTACGTCGCCCCGCTTTGGTATCCAAGTTCGGATTAAGCCAACATTCATCATATGCCTTATCGATTTCATCTGAGCCTGGTCTAGGATGTGTCACGACCTCTGATACTATTGCCGAATAATAATGTCCCAAAACATTTCCCGGAGTCGGATCGATCTCGATTTGTTCCTTTCTCTTAAACATCACCCCTACCATCCGCAACCCTGGCTCCACCAATTCGTCATTATAAGTAAAGCTCAACATAGCTCCATCCGGGCTCCAACAATGAGAGTGCGTGCCTCCACGGAGGCTACCCGGCGCATAAGGAGCGGTCATGTCTCTTGCATCCGCTGGTACAGCGTGTCCAGGTCTATTAATATCCACAGACATGCCCGTACGGCGAGACATATCATATGGATGCTCTTCGTTGGCATTCGATAGCCCATGGATGAAAATCACACAATCATCCACCGGACTAAAAGAAGCTGCTCCCACGCCTGGACCGTGTACAGAAGGATCTGTAGTACGATAAATGATATGCTCTTCCCCAGTTTCGGTATTCACGACCCCTATTATAGAAGTTTCGCCGATTTTCGTATCGTCATTACGACCGTCAAACACCACCCATAGACCATCTTCCGAAAAAACGCCATGATGATGCAACATGTGGCCTATACCTGTTTGCGTCAAACGATCAACAACTATTTTTCCCATATCATTTTTATCTTGCACTCCATTCATACAAATCAATATTCCTAAAAAGCCCAGCGTACGCATATGATTTTGTGTATTTCCTCCTTACAGGTTATACTATCAATTTCGCAAACCTTTACCTTTCAAATAAGTAATAAGTTGCAAAGATAAGTCCGTTTGCACAACATTGACATTCGGCATCCTCGAAAAGAACTGGTCAAATCCATTCTTATTGCTCCTTTCAGCTTGATCATAGTCACCAAGAGTATTTATCCAAACACGCATACCACTATCCAAGAGTCCCTGCATTAACTTATTCTCGTAGTAGCTATCGTCGATATGGATAATCTTAATAAAATCATATTGTTTCAAAAAATCCAGCTCTTCCACCGATCGCGCGCGGGGCATTATTTGAATTCCCTTAGCCAATGCGTGAATTGGCACCACTTCTTCTTTATCATATAGAAAAATAAGCAATTGTTCCTGGACATTATACTGCTCTGCCAAATCTACTATCTTTGCGTAAGATGCCTGATTTTCAAATTTAATATCCAAATCAACCAAGATTTTACCCTTTATGAGCTTAAATACTTCTTCTAGTGTGGGTACTTGATAAGTGGTGGTATCGCCTTCATGTACAAGTCGGAGCCCACGTACGCCTTCCAGTGTTAGATCTGCCACATTTCCAGTCCCGTTCGTGGTCCGGTTTACACTGCTATCATGCAGCACCACCAAGTGTCCATCTACGGTCTCTCTTACATCGATTTCAATGATATCAACTCCATGCTTTATACAGGATTCTATCGTCGCAATCGAATTCTCTGGATATGTATTCTCCCCAGTATTTGCCCTATGGGCCACAACCCATACTTTACCCTGTTGTGCCTTGTTCAATTCCGTAAAGCTGTGCTGTTTCGATTCCGAGCAAGCACCAAACGTCAGCAATACACTGCACAACCAATACACGTTATTCGATATTATTTCTTTCATTTTTCTTACCATGGTTTACTCGTTCCTTGCAATAACCACATCTTAGACCACTGGCTATTCTTACCGCGGATGTTAGAATATGGTGTTTCTTCAATTTTTTCAATAGCCGCATTGGCGTTCTTTTCATTGGCAGACAACTCATTGTTCCCGTAGATGAATCGCAATGGAAGCACAGGCTCTGCAGATGCCGGCCCTGCCACTAACTGGGGTAGTCCTGTACGTCTAAAATCCATCCATGCCTCTACCGAGCAATTCCAACTTGCTATCCATTTCTGTTCGATAATTCGTTCCAAGGTGCCGTTATATTTCACATTGGTCTGGCTGATGAATGCGCCGTAACCGTCAGCAGCTCCCCAAGTGGCCAATGATTGGCGTACCGCCTCATTGTAAAAAGTCTCCGCGTTGCCAGATATCCATCCACGTTGCCCAGCTTCAGCCAAAATAAACAGCGTTTCGGATGCAGATGCTATACGACGTCTCAAAAAATCGCCTGTGGTAGCTCGGTACTTAGGTGCCAGCTGCGATACATGCTGATTTTCTACCGATTGGCCGGGAGTAGGATTGTTGTTATAACCATCAGGCACCATTGAGCCCACTGGAATTCCGACGTATAACCGAGTGTCCAGATGACTGCCTAACAAATTAGGATTATAACGACGGGTAAACTTATGTCCTTTTGCAATCTCAGCGACGTATTGCGCATCGGTTAACGAAACATAAGCTTGTTGCATCCCATCTTTCCGTACAAATGACTCGGTAGCAACCGTTAACGATAGGTCTTCAACCCACTGACAATGTACAGGTGCTACCCATACTTTCAAACGGGGATCATCGTTGGCAAGGAGATTATCTAACAAAGTCTTTGCAAGCTTACGTCTACGAAAACCACTTCCACCTTCAGAGTCGAATTGCTGTGCCAAGTACCATGAATCAGCACTCGTATTACCTAGAAAACGTACCCCTGCGTCGTTGCTGCTGTTATCTATGTATACACCTCCATCATATACTTTTTTGATATATTCAGAGGCTACATTGGGTAATTTCGCAGATAGTCGCATGGCATATCGCAACATGAGAGTATTGGCCAGTCGATGCCATTTGTCAATGTTACCTTGATAAACCAAATCATGGTTAGCAATGATACCAGTATTGGTATTATTCTTAAACAATGCTACTGCTTTATCAAGATCTGCTAATATCCCTCGATAGATTGTTTCCTGATTATCGAAAGTAGGTTGAATGATATCTTCACCCGCTTTGAGTGCTTCTGTGTAGGGAGCGTCGCCCCAAAGATCCGTTATATTGCCAAAGGCAAATGCCCGAATCACATAACCTATCCCTTCATGCATCGGAAACTTTCCTGCTATAGCACTATTGATCATCAATTCATTATCACGGAGCACATTATACCAGTTTCCCCAATCTCGATTGGACCACACGTAGTGGTTGTAGCCGGTAAACCAGCCGTCTTCCTGCATATGCTGTACCACGCCACTACTCACACTATTATCCAATTCTGCGTAAGCGCCTGAGACTTTTGATAAGATACCCGGAAGCAAAAGATTCACATTTGCTTTATCGGGATCTACACCATTTGGATTTTGGTTCAGCTCCGTTAATTTATCATTACATCCTATCAATGTCAGGATGGCCATGGCCGTTACAAGGTATTTATAGAAAATATTTTTCATCACGAATAAAGATTATAATGTCAAATCCAATTTAAACCCAAATGGTACCGTCCAAGGACTTAGATTTAGGGTTTCGATACCCTGTCTAAAACCTCCAGCATCTGCTTGGAATGCGCGCTCTGGATCTATACCTATTTTAGCTTTCGTCCAAAGCATGATATTCCGAGTAAAGACCGATACACGTAGATTTTGAATATGTTTAATTCCTTTGATATCATAGCCTAAAGCCAGTTCTCTTAATTTCAAGTAGTCTGCATCAAAGGTGACCTGCTGATTGTAATTCCAAGAGTATTGATCAGATGCACGATACAACATTGTTCCATCACCACCCAGATGTTCTTTGTAGCCGGTCAATTTACCCTCCGAATCATATTGTGCTATGACCCCTGGAATGAAAACACCATCATAACCTGCAACACCTCCTTGATTTAAATAATAACCACCAGTCTCCTCAGTCAACCCGCCTACCCTTGGAAAATTGCCGTTATGAGGAATGATATACTTTTCTGGATTTGATTTCAAAAACGCAGCCATTTCCTCAGCACTCATCTTTCCCCCTGGTATCATCAGATCCAACTGGTGTTGTGATTTCCAATCCGAGCCCCCGTATCGATATGTCTGCGATTGGAACTGCCCGCCGTAGCGCCAATCCAAGCTAAAACTTAAATGTATGTTTTTGTAACTAAATGAATTTTGCATCCCCGCCAAAAATTTTGGATTGAAATTTCCGACTTTGATTCTGTTTTCAACAGCATTGTCCTGTATCCATTTCCCATCATTCCCTAATACCGGCCACATATAATATTGGGAAGTAGGGTCTGTAACACGTGCATATCCCCTACTATACAAGTTACCGACCTCTTCGCCTACCCAGGTCATGGCTCCCGAGCTATTTTCGCTCCAATATTCATAGTAGTCTATTCCCGGAGCCAATTCCAATATCTTTGTACGATTTTGAGAAAAATTAACATTTACATCCCAAGTGAAACTATTGTCTCTTTTTATCGGCGTACCGCCTAAACCAAACTCCCATCCCTTGCTTTGTAGCTTTCCAGCATTAATCAGCTTTTTTGCATAACCCGAAGATTGTGCAGTGTTTACGGGAAGAATTTGGTTTTTATTTTCCACCTGATAATAGGTTGCTTCAAATCGCAACCTATTACCATACATATTCAAATCAACCCCTGCCTCATAGGACGTCGCGATTTCAGGTTTCAAATTAGGAGATAGCAATGTCTCGGGCATCTCCATATAGATTAAATCCCCCCATCGTCCTGTCGATAATACAGGGTTAAGTTGATACGGATTGGTGTCATTACCCACCTGTGCTATCCCCCCCCTCAGCTTTAACAATGAGATTTGAGCTGGTAGAGAAAAAGTTTCATTCGCAATCCAACTCAATGACGCAGAAGGATAGAAATATGATCTATTCTCAGCTGGCAATGTACTAGACCAATCATTGCGGGCGGTAAGATCCAAGTATAATTGACTCTTATAGCTCAAATTTGCCATAGCGTATAAGCTATAGATGGATTTTTTATATTCCCCATTTCTGATATCCAAACCCGCTGCTGGGATATTGGACAAGCGATACAGTCCTGGAATAGTCAAACCTGCATTACGTTTGGATCCGGCATACACATCGGTATTATATTGGTTCATATAATTTCCTCCAGCAGATATCGAATAGTTAAAATCAGGTAACTGGGACCCACTATTGTAGGTAAATAAGAAATCGATGTTGTTTTCTCTATTTTTTATATCCTGTAGGTGATATCCCCCTTTCATGTCGCGGCTATAGCTCCACGGTATCTTCGTCTCTCGAGTTTCTACAGAACGTGTCTCAGCGGCTCTAAAAAAAGCAGAAATACGATCACTTATATCCCAATCCAATTTGACATTACCGTAGACTCTATCCCTAACAAAGGCATTAGTAAGTGCATATGCTAAAAAATAAGGATTGTCTTTTCCAGCAACAACTTGACGCTGCTGTATACCTTCCTGTCCGTCCATCCAATAATCCTTTAAATCCAAGACATTGACATGAGGAAAGTTATATACAGCTTGTAACGGATTTGATCCTCTATTACCAGTTGCAGGCATGTCATTGGATTTAGAGCGCACAAGATTAATATTGCTAGATAGCTTTAAGTTATTGGCAATTGCATACGTCACGTTGGAGCTTATACCGTTTCTATACAGGTTACTATTGGGAATCAAACCCTTATGATTCATATTATTGACTGAAAAGCGGTATTGAAGCTTTTCCCCTGCCCCTGCAATGGATAGATTGTTGGAAGACGTAATTGCTGTATTCAGAAAATTCTTCATGTTATCGGAATATGATTTCAATTCCGTAGGGATTTTATTCCCATCCGCCCCTATCGGACTATTCCATTGTATTGCAAGATTACCTTTATCCAATTCTGGTCCAGCCCAATAAGCCGAGTTTTCTGCCAAGGGTCCTGCTGGCCTCGTACCCGAAGCATATTTATAGTGAAAATCCAAGAATCTCACAGGTTTCTCAAACACATTATTTGTTGAAAAATTAATAGAAGTCTTTTGTCCCTTTTTACCTGATTTGGTAGTAATCAATACCACTCCGTTCCCAGCTCTCGACCCATAAAGTGCCGCAGCGCTCGGCCCCTTCAATACCGAAATACTTTCTACATCATCTGGATTGATGTCCGAAATAGGATTTCCGTAGTCTACCTGGTTGCGGTCGTTTCCAAAACTACTGACATTGTTCATACCACTTACCAAGGGTACACCGTCTATCACGTAAAGAGGTTGATTGTCTGAGCTTAAGGATGTCGCTCCTCGAATCACCATACTAATAGAAGAACCTACTCCCCCAGTTTGATTAAGCGTGACACCAGGAACTTTACCCGCGATACCACCTAACAAATTCTCTTGCACGACAGTGTTCAAACTCTCGCCATCTATTTTGCCCACTGAATATCCCAAAGAACGCTCAGAACGCTTGATGCCCAATGCCGTCACCACAACCGTTTCGATTTCTCTATTAGAAGGTTCTAATTTAATTTGAAATGATCGCTTCCCTTCAAGATTGACTTTTTGCCCTTGATACCCTACATGAGAGAGCGTAATAGAAAGATCATTTGGGGTCAGTTCGATTGAAAATTTCCCGTCTTCATTGGTGCTCGTTGTCCTTGAGGAGCTACTGGTCTTCACACTGACTCCGGCCAATGGGCTACCATCAATTGATGACGTCACTACGCCACTGATAGAGGTATTGCTTTGTTGAGCCGTGACTGGGTGAATGATCACGATTGCGAGCAATAAAGCCCAAAAGCAACACCAGCCTTTAAATGAAATGATGTTTGTTTTCATAAATATTTCTTTAATTGATTCTATAGGTGAAATAACTGCTTACATGTTAATCCAACTTCACTTTATCATTAATCTTTATTTTTTTAAATGCGATGTTAGATCGGTTCCAGGTGTAAGTAAGCGCTACCCCTTCTTCACTGGACACAATTGCGGGATAAGAATACTCGTCTCCTTCCTTACCCTCTTCAAGTTTGACAACATCTATCCATTTCTCCCCATTATCCGTAGATATTGCTAGATTTAGCGCTGCTCGCGACCCCCAATTTTTATCATCTGGATTGTATAATAATGCCAATGTGCCGTCTTCCAATTTGACTAAGTCAATTCCACTGTTGGGGTTAGGCAGATTAGTCGCATAGGGCTTATTCCATGTCGCCCCGTAGTCATCCGAATCACTTCTATAAATAGACCCACCACTGGTCCGTAGAAGCATATGTACCTTCCCCTTCTCTGACTCCCATAATGTAGGTTGTATCATTCCCTCTCCTCCCAAGCTATCCACATCGAATGGTAAAAAATCGGTCTTCTCCCAAGTCTTACCCTCATCCTTGCTAATATCCACAAAGGCCCGCCATACCCCGGATTCATCCGAAGCTCCAGCAACCCAGTAACCATTAGACAGTACAATAGGCTTATTTCGCACAGGACCACGTCCGCCACGATCTCCAGCAACAAGCTCCAAAGGTGCTGACCACGATTCACCATTGTCAGTGGACTTAATATACCACGTTTCCCAACTAGCAATTTCTGACCCCACCTTAAAGAATAGAATAATCTCCCCATTGTCCCTGCGAAACAATACAGGATTCCAATGTGGCACTTCTCTGATTTTGGCGACTTCCTTTGGAAAAGACCAAGAATCGCCATCGCCTTTCGTTAACCATATGCCCACGTCATTGTGCTT encodes:
- a CDS encoding DUF4998 domain-containing protein translates to MNRYILYILSTILALSACKQMDSEYKDFIVPNGHIYLQKADSLKAYPGYYKLRLKWMKPKSPTVKYAMVYWNNNTDSLKVEWGANDDTLVVNLLELNETTYTFYIKNFDDQGNVSLPSEITGTPYGTNYLIGATDRIYISALRNTEGVGTINWGAKTSDLVYTEVRYTSMDGTKKIVRTNVDQDITKCPDVKPGELFEYRSFFSPRNGIDPIPREWQTSEKPFLYKYPRTDWTIQARNGHHAWGDGGGGQPALLLDGNMSTGWHSTAAGAPLPQVVVADMKESLTMDNIIIYPPSQVNWRYMNKVNIYISDNPLAAEEPSPSWGSPVASATYTGGDSFKITFDSPKKGRYMAIVFLDSKTNTYISFMELEAYGY
- a CDS encoding SusD/RagB family nutrient-binding outer membrane lipoprotein, whose translation is MKNIFYKYLVTAMAILTLIGCNDKLTELNQNPNGVDPDKANVNLLLPGILSKVSGAYAELDNSVSSGVVQHMQEDGWFTGYNHYVWSNRDWGNWYNVLRDNELMINSAIAGKFPMHEGIGYVIRAFAFGNITDLWGDAPYTEALKAGEDIIQPTFDNQETIYRGILADLDKAVALFKNNTNTGIIANHDLVYQGNIDKWHRLANTLMLRYAMRLSAKLPNVASEYIKKVYDGGVYIDNSSNDAGVRFLGNTSADSWYLAQQFDSEGGSGFRRRKLAKTLLDNLLANDDPRLKVWVAPVHCQWVEDLSLTVATESFVRKDGMQQAYVSLTDAQYVAEIAKGHKFTRRYNPNLLGSHLDTRLYVGIPVGSMVPDGYNNNPTPGQSVENQHVSQLAPKYRATTGDFLRRRIASASETLFILAEAGQRGWISGNAETFYNEAVRQSLATWGAADGYGAFISQTNVKYNGTLERIIEQKWIASWNCSVEAWMDFRRTGLPQLVAGPASAEPVLPLRFIYGNNELSANEKNANAAIEKIEETPYSNIRGKNSQWSKMWLLQGTSKPW
- a CDS encoding glycerophosphodiester phosphodiesterase family protein codes for the protein MKEIISNNVYWLCSVLLTFGACSESKQHSFTELNKAQQGKVWVVAHRANTGENTYPENSIATIESCIKHGVDIIEIDVRETVDGHLVVLHDSSVNRTTNGTGNVADLTLEGVRGLRLVHEGDTTTYQVPTLEEVFKLIKGKILVDLDIKFENQASYAKIVDLAEQYNVQEQLLIFLYDKEEVVPIHALAKGIQIMPRARSVEELDFLKQYDFIKIIHIDDSYYENKLMQGLLDSGMRVWINTLGDYDQAERSNKNGFDQFFSRMPNVNVVQTDLSLQLITYLKGKGLRN
- a CDS encoding SusC/RagA family TonB-linked outer membrane protein, whose protein sequence is MKTNIISFKGWCCFWALLLAIVIIHPVTAQQSNTSISGVVTSSIDGSPLAGVSVKTSSSSRTTSTNEDGKFSIELTPNDLSITLSHVGYQGQKVNLEGKRSFQIKLEPSNREIETVVVTALGIKRSERSLGYSVGKIDGESLNTVVQENLLGGIAGKVPGVTLNQTGGVGSSISMVIRGATSLSSDNQPLYVIDGVPLVSGMNNVSSFGNDRNQVDYGNPISDINPDDVESISVLKGPSAAALYGSRAGNGVVLITTKSGKKGQKTSINFSTNNVFEKPVRFLDFHYKYASGTRPAGPLAENSAYWAGPELDKGNLAIQWNSPIGADGNKIPTELKSYSDNMKNFLNTAITSSNNLSIAGAGEKLQYRFSVNNMNHKGLIPNSNLYRNGISSNVTYAIANNLKLSSNINLVRSKSNDMPATGNRGSNPLQAVYNFPHVNVLDLKDYWMDGQEGIQQRQVVAGKDNPYFLAYALTNAFVRDRVYGNVKLDWDISDRISAFFRAAETRSVETRETKIPWSYSRDMKGGYHLQDIKNRENNIDFLFTYNSGSQLPDFNYSISAGGNYMNQYNTDVYAGSKRNAGLTIPGLYRLSNIPAAGLDIRNGEYKKSIYSLYAMANLSYKSQLYLDLTARNDWSSTLPAENRSYFYPSASLSWIANETFSLPAQISLLKLRGGIAQVGNDTNPYQLNPVLSTGRWGDLIYMEMPETLLSPNLKPEIATSYEAGVDLNMYGNRLRFEATYYQVENKNQILPVNTAQSSGYAKKLINAGKLQSKGWEFGLGGTPIKRDNSFTWDVNVNFSQNRTKILELAPGIDYYEYWSENSSGAMTWVGEEVGNLYSRGYARVTDPTSQYYMWPVLGNDGKWIQDNAVENRIKVGNFNPKFLAGMQNSFSYKNIHLSFSLDWRYGGQFQSQTYRYGGSDWKSQHQLDLMIPGGKMSAEEMAAFLKSNPEKYIIPHNGNFPRVGGLTEETGGYYLNQGGVAGYDGVFIPGVIAQYDSEGKLTGYKEHLGGDGTMLYRASDQYSWNYNQQVTFDADYLKLRELALGYDIKGIKHIQNLRVSVFTRNIMLWTKAKIGIDPERAFQADAGGFRQGIETLNLSPWTVPFGFKLDLTL
- a CDS encoding DUF3748 domain-containing protein; this translates as MGKIVVDRLTQTGIGHMLHHHGVFSEDGLWVVFDGRNDDTKIGETSIIGVVNTETGEEHIIYRTTDPSVHGPGVGAASFSPVDDCVIFIHGLSNANEEHPYDMSRRTGMSVDINRPGHAVPADARDMTAPYAPGSLRGGTHSHCWSPDGAMLSFTYNDELVEPGLRMVGVMFKRKEQIEIDPTPGNVLGHYYSAIVSEVVTHPRPGSDEIDKAYDECWLNPNLDTKAGRRTIAFQGNIKNEKGESVTEIFLVDIDPQLIEGDKYAVGEKGKRPQVPKGIEQRRLTFSVKGLSNLRHWLRSSEDGRYIYALAKDKDNNNQLVQCAVKDGTLTYLSNFEFSIASPINISHKGDKVTFVANNNVYLFDIASKVVSQLTTYGLDDDRIVGAPVFSRQDDKIAFNQYEGIGDNKNIQIRIIAL
- a CDS encoding sialidase family protein — its product is MMRVFLFPAIVFLLTVFSSCQHEEVNHTSIEKASFVLPDNRPFEQAHASTLVSLGNDEFLVAWFGGTKEKHNDVGIWLTKGDGDSWSFPKEVAKIREVPHWNPVLFRRDNGEIILFFKVGSEIASWETWYIKSTDNGESWSAPLELVAGDRGGRGPVRNKPIVLSNGYWVAGASDESGVWRAFVDISKDEGKTWEKTDFLPFDVDSLGGEGMIQPTLWESEKGKVHMLLRTSGGSIYRSDSDDYGATWNKPYATNLPNPNSGIDLVKLEDGTLALLYNPDDKNWGSRAALNLAISTDNGEKWIDVVKLEEGKEGDEYSYPAIVSSEEGVALTYTWNRSNIAFKKIKINDKVKLD